Proteins co-encoded in one Gemmatimonadota bacterium genomic window:
- a CDS encoding dienelactone hydrolase family protein, with product MPAFTETIPVNDQNMGLYLSLPDGDGPFPGVVVGMHAGGTDAFIHAMCDRLSEAGYVATAPDLYHRLGINDTRSPGTLKDLEMIADIKATVAFLNDHPGVDNNALGITGFCMGGRVAYLMAAAIPGFKAAVAYYGGNTMTALGENIPSPFERTADIACPILFHFGEADQNPSPEDMKTLDAELTRHNKEHEFFAYPNAGHAFMDATGSRYNEAGDRTSWPRTIEFFDRHLK from the coding sequence ATGCCAGCCTTCACAGAAACCATCCCCGTTAACGACCAAAACATGGGCCTCTATCTCTCCCTCCCCGATGGCGATGGTCCCTTTCCCGGTGTCGTCGTCGGCATGCATGCCGGTGGCACAGATGCCTTCATTCACGCCATGTGTGACCGCCTCTCAGAGGCTGGCTATGTCGCCACAGCACCCGACCTCTACCACCGCCTGGGCATCAATGACACGCGAAGTCCAGGCACCCTCAAAGACCTGGAAATGATCGCCGACATCAAAGCCACCGTTGCTTTCCTGAACGACCACCCCGGGGTCGATAACAACGCCCTCGGCATCACTGGCTTTTGCATGGGCGGCCGCGTAGCCTATCTTATGGCCGCCGCCATCCCCGGCTTCAAAGCCGCTGTTGCCTATTACGGTGGCAACACGATGACCGCCCTGGGCGAAAACATCCCATCTCCTTTCGAGCGAACCGCCGACATTGCCTGCCCGATCCTGTTCCATTTTGGCGAAGCAGACCAGAACCCATCCCCCGAAGACATGAAAACCCTCGACGCCGAACTCACCCGCCACAACAAAGAACACGAATTCTTCGCTTATCCCAACGCTGGCCACGCCTTCATGGACGCCACTGGCTCTCGCTACAACGAAGCAGGCGACCGCACATCCTGGCCCAGAACCATTGAATTTTTCGACCGGCACCTGAAGTAA
- a CDS encoding multidrug effflux MFS transporter: MRHHRSSARTHSPRVARSRWPGHIALCRHRHHLVHHIPDLAEGHDLSAEQRSPTSRILIPILLTGLSGLPPLSIDMFLPSMPAMVREFQTQPTHIQPAVTLFLMALGAAQLVFGPLSDRYGRRSILLIGLACYALAGLGCLFAPTVGALILARVLQGFAGGSGPSVSRAVVRDIYGEIHAARIMSYMATAIALAPILAPIIGGFLQTYFGWHAVFVVLSALGAMFFFGYLWAVPETNNMIDPTALNPTRMIANYRDLLSSRQYLGYTFMVAILFWGMFAFITNSSFVLITELGVSPQLYGFCFGSVAVGLMIGAFLSGRLNNRLGSARIIQIGSLIAAGAGLLLLGLKLAGVFSVITIIAPMCLFTIGGGMVRPQAMAGAIVPYPEKAGLASALMGFIQMSTAGLFVTLFSQFYSASSISMVTAIAISGVIALLVRRTLLPSGATS, translated from the coding sequence ATGCGCCATCACAGATCCAGTGCTCGTACCCATTCGCCGCGTGTTGCCCGATCTCGGTGGCCTGGACATATCGCCCTTTGTCGCCATCGTCATCATCTGGTTCATCATATCCCTGATTTAGCGGAAGGGCATGATTTGAGCGCAGAACAACGATCTCCCACCTCTCGCATCCTCATTCCCATCTTGCTAACTGGCCTGTCTGGTCTGCCCCCTCTGTCCATTGACATGTTTTTGCCCTCCATGCCGGCAATGGTACGGGAATTTCAAACCCAACCCACCCACATCCAGCCCGCCGTCACCCTATTCCTCATGGCACTGGGCGCGGCGCAACTCGTCTTTGGTCCCCTCTCTGACCGATATGGTCGCCGCTCCATCTTGCTCATCGGCCTGGCCTGTTACGCCCTCGCGGGCCTGGGCTGCCTATTTGCCCCCACAGTGGGCGCACTCATTTTGGCTCGCGTATTACAGGGATTTGCAGGGGGCAGTGGCCCTTCTGTAAGCCGCGCTGTAGTACGCGACATATACGGCGAAATCCACGCCGCCAGAATAATGTCCTACATGGCCACAGCCATTGCTCTCGCCCCCATACTCGCCCCCATAATAGGTGGATTCTTACAAACCTATTTTGGATGGCACGCCGTCTTTGTCGTACTCAGTGCGCTGGGCGCCATGTTCTTCTTCGGCTACCTATGGGCAGTACCCGAAACCAATAACATGATAGACCCCACAGCCCTGAATCCAACGCGCATGATAGCCAATTACCGCGACCTCCTGAGCAGCCGCCAGTACCTCGGATATACCTTTATGGTCGCCATTCTATTCTGGGGCATGTTTGCCTTTATCACGAACTCATCTTTCGTACTCATCACCGAACTGGGCGTCTCGCCCCAACTCTACGGCTTCTGTTTTGGATCCGTCGCCGTGGGACTCATGATCGGCGCATTTTTATCTGGCCGCCTCAACAATCGCCTCGGCAGCGCACGCATCATTCAAATTGGCAGCCTGATCGCAGCAGGCGCGGGCCTGCTCCTGCTGGGACTCAAACTCGCGGGCGTATTTTCGGTCATCACCATCATCGCCCCAATGTGTTTATTCACAATAGGCGGCGGTATGGTGCGCCCCCAAGCAATGGCTGGCGCAATCGTGCCCTATCCGGAAAAAGCCGGACTTGCCTCCGCCCTCATGGGATTTATACAAATGAGCACAGCGGGATTATTTGTCACCCTCTTCAGTCAGTTTTACAGCGCCTCATCCATCTCCATGGTCACAGCCATTGCCATCTCAGGCGTCATTGCCCTGCTCGTGCGCCGTACGCTATTGCCATCTGGAGCCACATCATGA
- a CDS encoding ROK family protein, with protein sequence MILAIDIGGTQFGLALATPDGRVIKHIQHQTDRADHADKRIDRILAASKTLIAQSSVLACGIGFGGPVNFDTQRIVNSTHVVGWDDCPLPEIVEQHLGLPAIIDNDANVGALGEFTFGAGKNSRHIIYYTVSTGIGGGIIINGEIYRGGNGYAGELGHVPILRDGPQCDCGNRGCLEALCSGTAIGKRATEAVQKHPRKGIAIARTANNNPITAKTLFDTARSGDPYARALVDEICTDLGQGLAMAVNAFAPDVIVIGGGVSNAGRILFEPLRRETLRFLMPVHRPSLRITPAKLKNRSVLLGAVALAKQRIQH encoded by the coding sequence ATGATCCTCGCCATTGACATCGGCGGCACGCAATTTGGCCTGGCTCTCGCCACGCCCGACGGCCGCGTCATCAAACACATCCAGCACCAAACAGATCGCGCAGACCACGCCGACAAAAGAATTGACCGCATACTCGCAGCAAGCAAAACACTGATCGCACAATCATCAGTATTGGCCTGCGGCATTGGATTTGGTGGCCCCGTCAACTTCGACACACAGCGCATCGTCAACTCCACCCACGTCGTCGGATGGGACGATTGCCCACTGCCGGAAATTGTCGAACAACACCTCGGCTTACCCGCAATAATCGACAACGATGCCAACGTGGGCGCACTGGGAGAATTTACTTTTGGCGCGGGCAAAAACAGTCGCCACATCATCTACTACACAGTCAGCACCGGCATTGGTGGGGGTATCATCATCAACGGCGAAATCTACCGCGGTGGCAACGGATATGCCGGCGAACTCGGACATGTCCCTATTTTGCGCGACGGGCCCCAATGCGACTGCGGCAATCGCGGCTGCCTCGAAGCCCTGTGCTCTGGCACTGCCATCGGCAAGCGCGCAACAGAAGCGGTGCAAAAACATCCACGCAAAGGCATCGCAATCGCGCGAACCGCAAACAACAACCCCATCACAGCCAAAACCCTATTCGACACCGCGCGTTCTGGAGACCCTTATGCCAGAGCACTCGTCGATGAAATCTGCACCGACCTCGGACAGGGTCTGGCAATGGCCGTAAACGCATTCGCCCCCGACGTCATCGTCATCGGAGGCGGCGTCTCAAACGCAGGACGCATCCTATTTGAACCGCTGCGAAGAGAAACCCTTCGATTCCTCATGCCGGTTCACCGTCCAAGCCTCAGAATCACCCCTGCCAAACTCAAAAACCGCTCTGTACTTCTCGGCGCAGTCGCGCTGGCAAAACAACGGATACAACACTGA
- a CDS encoding NADH:ubiquinone reductase (Na(+)-transporting) subunit B, translating into MKPLRDLLDKQAEHFEEGGKLEKLYPFYEAGDTFLYTPGEVTQADAHVRDGMDLKRMMITVVLSLQPCILFALYNTGLQASLAYQNIGAIGTGDWHVWLAQALGLSFLPSDIISCFAIGAIYFVPVQLVTIAAGGICEAIFAVIRKHEINEGFLVTSTLFPLTMPPLIPLWQVAIGIIFGVVIGKEIFGGVGMNFLNPALTGRAFLYFAYPAQISGDAVWIAVDGYSQATPLAAYADTHIQLDYTWWESFIGLIPGSMGETSTLCCLLGAGVLILTRVGSWQIMAGVTIGMIVSALFFNWIGSTTNPLLNVSPAWHFVIGGFAFGTVFMATDPVSATMTRQGKWVYGILIGVMTVLIRVTNPAYPEGIMLAILFANVFAPIIDRVFIDRNIQRRLARAE; encoded by the coding sequence GTGAAGCCCCTACGCGATTTATTGGACAAACAGGCCGAACACTTCGAAGAAGGCGGCAAACTCGAAAAACTGTATCCGTTTTACGAAGCCGGGGATACATTCCTTTACACCCCCGGTGAAGTCACCCAGGCAGATGCACATGTGCGCGACGGCATGGACCTGAAGCGCATGATGATCACAGTCGTCCTTTCGCTACAACCCTGTATTTTATTCGCCCTGTACAACACGGGCTTGCAAGCGAGCCTGGCCTATCAAAATATCGGCGCAATCGGCACTGGCGATTGGCACGTCTGGCTCGCCCAGGCACTGGGCCTGTCTTTCCTGCCCTCCGATATAATCAGTTGTTTTGCAATAGGCGCCATTTATTTTGTACCCGTACAACTCGTAACCATAGCCGCAGGCGGCATCTGTGAAGCCATATTTGCGGTCATTCGCAAACACGAGATCAACGAGGGATTTCTCGTCACCAGCACGCTATTCCCCCTCACAATGCCGCCCCTGATCCCCCTGTGGCAAGTTGCCATAGGCATCATCTTTGGCGTCGTAATAGGCAAAGAAATATTCGGCGGCGTGGGAATGAACTTCTTAAACCCCGCGCTCACGGGCCGCGCATTTCTCTATTTTGCCTATCCCGCGCAAATCTCGGGCGATGCAGTCTGGATCGCCGTCGATGGATATAGCCAGGCAACGCCATTGGCGGCCTATGCCGATACCCATATCCAGCTGGATTACACATGGTGGGAGTCCTTTATCGGTCTTATTCCGGGATCCATGGGAGAAACCTCAACCCTTTGCTGTTTATTGGGCGCAGGCGTTTTGATATTAACCCGCGTTGGCTCGTGGCAAATCATGGCCGGTGTAACCATCGGCATGATTGTATCTGCACTATTCTTCAACTGGATCGGCAGCACCACCAATCCGCTACTCAACGTATCTCCAGCCTGGCATTTTGTCATCGGCGGCTTTGCATTTGGCACGGTATTTATGGCAACCGATCCAGTCAGCGCAACCATGACGCGCCAGGGCAAATGGGTCTATGGCATCTTAATAGGCGTCATGACAGTATTGATCCGCGTGACCAACCCGGCCTATCCCGAAGGCATCATGCTGGCCATATTATTCGCCAACGTATTCGCGCCCATCATCGACCGCGTCTTTATCGACCGCAATATCCAAAGGAGACTGGCCCGTGCAGAATGA
- a CDS encoding Na(+)-translocating NADH-quinone reductase subunit A gives MTKIKQGLDLPISGVPDQSTIQNGKPVQTVALSGEDYVGMRPTIVAQVGDRVKLGDVLFTDKKMEGVLYTSPGAGEVISINRGIKRAFLSTVIRLEGNDEVTFESHRADEIDNLDRETVKEQLISSGQWTALRARPFGKVADPSTEPRSIFVNAMDTNPLSPDMARVLAGQENNFALGLKIVSKLVEGTIFLCRDPELDLPEIDDDRIQVEEFTGPHPAGLVGTHIHFLDPVHRNKTVWHIGLQDVIAWGHLFTTGRIMTERIVALSGPTVKHPKLIRTRLGASIMDLIEGELENVENRIISGSVLSGRKADETRAFLGRYHQQITALEEGNKRAFLGWITPGFEFFTIKNLALSKMFFGQRLKLNTSTNGSHRALVPHGNYDDVMPLDILPNFLIRALVTRDLDDAEKLGILELEEEDLSLCTFSCSSKMDFGPILRENLTEIEKEG, from the coding sequence TTGACAAAAATTAAACAAGGACTCGACCTTCCCATTAGCGGCGTACCCGATCAATCCACAATACAAAATGGCAAGCCAGTCCAGACCGTAGCACTCTCAGGTGAAGATTATGTGGGCATGCGTCCCACAATCGTGGCTCAAGTGGGAGACCGCGTCAAACTCGGCGATGTATTGTTCACCGACAAAAAAATGGAAGGTGTTCTCTACACCTCACCCGGTGCAGGCGAAGTAATCTCCATAAACCGGGGAATAAAACGCGCCTTCTTATCAACGGTCATTCGCCTGGAAGGCAACGATGAAGTTACCTTTGAATCCCATCGAGCAGACGAAATCGACAACCTGGACCGGGAAACAGTCAAAGAACAACTCATCTCATCCGGACAGTGGACCGCCCTGAGAGCGCGGCCATTTGGCAAAGTAGCCGACCCGAGCACAGAACCCCGATCCATTTTTGTCAATGCAATGGACACCAATCCCCTATCCCCGGACATGGCGCGTGTATTGGCCGGGCAAGAAAACAATTTCGCATTGGGCCTCAAAATCGTCTCAAAACTCGTGGAAGGGACGATCTTTCTCTGCAGAGACCCGGAGTTGGACCTGCCCGAAATCGATGACGACCGCATCCAGGTCGAAGAATTTACCGGTCCCCACCCCGCCGGATTGGTCGGTACACACATCCACTTCTTAGACCCCGTTCACCGCAACAAAACAGTCTGGCACATCGGCCTTCAGGATGTCATAGCATGGGGGCATCTGTTCACAACCGGGCGGATTATGACCGAACGCATAGTCGCTCTGAGCGGACCCACCGTGAAACACCCCAAATTGATCCGCACCCGTCTGGGAGCTTCAATAATGGACCTGATAGAAGGCGAACTCGAAAACGTCGAAAACCGAATCATCAGCGGCTCTGTTCTCTCCGGGCGCAAAGCAGATGAAACCCGCGCCTTTTTGGGGCGGTATCACCAGCAAATTACCGCACTGGAAGAAGGCAACAAACGCGCCTTTTTGGGCTGGATCACGCCGGGATTCGAATTTTTCACCATCAAGAACCTGGCACTGTCCAAAATGTTCTTTGGCCAACGCCTCAAATTAAACACCTCCACCAATGGCAGCCATCGTGCACTCGTGCCGCATGGCAATTACGACGACGTCATGCCGCTGGACATCTTGCCCAACTTTTTGATTCGGGCACTCGTGACCCGCGACCTCGACGACGCCGAAAAACTCGGCATTCTGGAATTGGAGGAAGAAGACCTATCACTATGCACATTCTCGTGTTCATCAAAAATGGACTTTGGACCTATTTTGCGCGAAAATCTCACCGAAATTGAAAAGGAAGGATAG
- a CDS encoding amidohydrolase/deacetylase family metallohydrolase — MSYDLLLKNATVIDPSQNLNAIRDVAIQNATIAALSESITDPARETLDLTGKILTPGWIDIHAHVFAGATTWGIQADALCLATGVTTIVDAGSPGWANFLAFRDFIATPARTQILTFIHISGIGLTYGPIGEMTDIKYADPERTAYVVHTYPETCVGVKVRISKTITGENGIVPLQLAVRAADMAHTPVMVHMGAGVALSDILAELRPGDIVTHCYRGDGDATIGDTILNRQHIIRPEVHHARKQGILFDVGHGGGSFLFETAKKALAQDFLPDVISTDIHSGSINDPVYSLPETASKLLNLGIELPDIIRQTTTAAAAAIGRSEHLGTLKIGTVADLSAFEIREGEFRFHDVRDNLEIGRKNIHPVLTIRAGKVYRPESLREERDETLARAREIRALTSRRFGDLGWTPPGA; from the coding sequence ATGTCCTACGACCTCCTCTTAAAAAACGCCACCGTCATTGATCCCTCCCAAAACCTCAACGCCATCCGCGATGTCGCCATCCAAAACGCCACCATTGCCGCTCTCTCCGAATCCATCACCGATCCCGCCAGAGAAACCCTGGACCTTACTGGCAAAATCCTCACCCCCGGCTGGATCGATATCCATGCCCACGTCTTTGCCGGTGCAACCACCTGGGGCATTCAAGCCGATGCCCTCTGTCTCGCCACCGGCGTCACCACCATCGTTGACGCCGGTAGTCCCGGCTGGGCCAATTTTCTCGCCTTCCGCGACTTCATCGCCACCCCTGCCCGCACCCAGATTCTCACCTTTATCCACATCAGCGGCATCGGCCTTACCTACGGCCCCATTGGAGAAATGACCGACATCAAATATGCCGACCCCGAACGCACCGCCTACGTCGTCCACACCTATCCCGAAACCTGCGTAGGCGTCAAAGTACGCATCAGCAAAACCATCACCGGAGAAAACGGTATCGTTCCCTTACAGTTGGCCGTTAGGGCCGCTGACATGGCCCACACACCCGTCATGGTCCACATGGGTGCAGGCGTCGCCCTCTCCGACATCCTGGCCGAACTGCGCCCGGGCGACATCGTCACCCACTGCTATCGCGGAGACGGAGACGCCACCATTGGCGACACCATTTTAAACCGCCAGCACATCATCCGCCCCGAAGTCCACCATGCCCGCAAGCAGGGAATTCTCTTCGACGTCGGCCACGGCGGCGGCAGTTTCCTTTTTGAAACCGCCAAAAAAGCCCTCGCCCAGGACTTTCTCCCCGACGTCATCAGCACCGATATCCACTCCGGTTCAATCAACGATCCCGTCTATAGTCTCCCAGAAACTGCCTCTAAACTGCTCAATCTGGGTATCGAACTCCCCGACATCATCCGCCAAACCACCACCGCAGCTGCAGCCGCCATTGGCAGAAGCGAGCATCTGGGCACCCTCAAAATCGGCACCGTCGCAGACCTATCGGCCTTTGAAATCCGCGAAGGCGAATTCCGATTTCACGACGTCAGAGACAATTTGGAAATCGGCCGCAAAAACATCCATCCCGTACTCACCATCCGGGCTGGCAAAGTCTATCGTCCCGAATCCCTTCGGGAAGAACGCGATGAAACCCTCGCACGCGCCCGTGAAATTCGCGCCCTGACCTCCCGACGGTTCGGCGATCTGGGATGGACACCACCCGGCGCATAA
- a CDS encoding YggT family protein: MFLVTLLKIYGYIIIARALISWINPNPYNPLIRIICAITDPVLVPIRRVLPDLGGLDISPFVAIVIIWFIISLI; the protein is encoded by the coding sequence ATGTTCTTAGTAACCCTGCTCAAAATTTACGGCTACATCATCATTGCGCGAGCACTCATCTCGTGGATAAATCCCAATCCATACAACCCACTCATCAGAATAATATGCGCCATCACAGATCCAGTGCTCGTACCCATTCGCCGCGTGTTGCCCGATCTCGGTGGCCTGGACATATCGCCCTTTGTCGCCATCGTCATCATCTGGTTCATCATATCCCTGATTTAG
- a CDS encoding GWxTD domain-containing protein has protein sequence MRYLILNLWIILFLPSAGWATSDVVDSLSVLEEAVKVAPKDGDAWVVLGNLYLNAGEIEKADNAFRKGIRYAGTAEAYVGLGRAYMARGRTRARQGLPYFRMARAKDPKSIDAELYLARAKVMLRDLDAEDAFRRVIAIAPDYAPVYLELADWYVNNNYEMYYGEIRLLYEKYLRLRPGDVEALYGLAVSYTEEHEYRNVVEIGETALAKNPGEARLLALLAQAYAGLGDPDRALALFAQYFDVIPAEERVLYKDLQLVARPEELQEYELLPEDERAAFLTTFWRKRDLTLISGGLAREAEHYRRVWFARTHFAKAVQPWDRRGEVYIRYGEPDYRSRSHAPNAVPSAEAEAVKERLALDIEGDFVVSGEMTAESFFGGVEDEQPVGDYEGVNLIEPVYPVTFNERSMPWESWIYTQVGGGVEFVFVDELLNGKWQFPPLPDGTRMSGERLSALLRIHPGAVLNDVVASTPEYFDLPPGIEPLAFYYDVARFRGEEGKTGVEVYYGVPTLEVGIENENGHVRRSVVISDDEGEEVFRTRDDLYFGGIDSRRLKRGTFVPDVAYLEVPPGTYRMAVHLADVNSGKWGVYVQDLEAPVFSDSLAMSDLELAWSIGDEERFHDKYLKGDVWVMPMPSRSFVNDRSVFVYYEVYNLQRDEFGQTRYKVSYTIQQDVRSGSSIFGLLSGGFKRLMARGRKPQVAVSYEHVGRDVWEPIHLELDSKKMILGLNQVEVEVTDLSSGQSVKREAIFRLESPPVAERQRRIQGDDVRQGRRGRRGGER, from the coding sequence ATGAGATATTTGATACTGAATTTGTGGATTATTTTGTTTCTGCCATCCGCGGGATGGGCAACTTCAGATGTGGTGGATTCGCTGTCTGTTTTGGAAGAGGCTGTGAAAGTTGCGCCAAAAGATGGCGATGCATGGGTTGTGTTGGGCAATTTGTATCTCAATGCGGGGGAGATTGAGAAGGCTGATAATGCATTTCGCAAAGGGATTCGGTATGCCGGGACGGCAGAAGCTTATGTGGGGTTGGGGCGGGCGTATATGGCGCGGGGACGGACGCGGGCGCGACAGGGGTTGCCGTATTTTCGGATGGCGCGGGCAAAGGATCCGAAGTCGATAGATGCCGAGTTGTATCTGGCGCGGGCAAAGGTGATGCTGCGCGATCTGGATGCTGAGGATGCGTTTCGCCGAGTGATTGCAATAGCACCGGATTACGCGCCGGTGTATCTGGAATTGGCGGATTGGTATGTGAATAACAATTATGAAATGTATTACGGCGAGATTCGCCTGCTGTACGAAAAGTATCTGAGGCTGAGGCCCGGTGATGTCGAGGCGCTTTACGGATTGGCGGTGTCTTATACGGAGGAGCACGAGTATCGGAATGTAGTCGAGATTGGCGAGACGGCGTTGGCGAAGAATCCGGGTGAAGCGCGATTGTTGGCGCTGCTTGCACAAGCTTATGCAGGTCTGGGTGATCCGGATCGGGCGTTGGCGTTGTTCGCGCAGTATTTCGATGTGATTCCGGCAGAAGAACGGGTGCTTTACAAAGATTTGCAGTTGGTGGCAAGGCCGGAGGAGTTGCAAGAATATGAATTGCTGCCAGAAGATGAGCGCGCCGCGTTTTTGACGACGTTTTGGCGCAAGCGCGATTTGACCCTGATATCGGGTGGTCTTGCGCGAGAGGCAGAGCACTATCGCCGGGTGTGGTTCGCGCGGACGCATTTTGCAAAAGCCGTGCAGCCATGGGACAGGCGCGGCGAGGTGTATATTCGGTATGGGGAGCCGGATTATCGGTCGCGTTCACACGCGCCCAATGCGGTGCCGAGTGCCGAGGCTGAGGCGGTGAAGGAGCGATTGGCTCTGGATATTGAGGGTGATTTTGTGGTGTCGGGTGAAATGACTGCGGAGTCGTTTTTTGGCGGTGTGGAGGATGAACAGCCAGTTGGGGATTACGAGGGTGTTAATCTAATTGAACCGGTTTATCCCGTGACTTTTAACGAGCGGTCGATGCCGTGGGAGTCGTGGATTTACACGCAGGTTGGTGGTGGTGTGGAGTTTGTGTTTGTGGATGAGTTGCTCAATGGCAAGTGGCAGTTTCCCCCGCTGCCAGATGGTACGCGCATGTCGGGCGAGCGGTTGTCCGCGCTTTTGCGAATCCATCCGGGCGCGGTGTTGAACGATGTGGTGGCTTCCACACCGGAGTATTTTGATTTGCCGCCGGGGATTGAACCGCTGGCGTTTTATTACGATGTGGCGCGTTTTAGAGGAGAAGAGGGCAAGACCGGGGTCGAGGTGTATTACGGGGTGCCGACGCTGGAGGTGGGTATTGAAAATGAGAACGGGCATGTGCGCCGTTCGGTGGTGATTTCAGACGATGAGGGTGAGGAGGTGTTTCGGACGCGGGATGATTTGTATTTTGGGGGTATTGATTCCAGGCGGTTGAAGAGAGGGACATTTGTGCCCGATGTGGCTTATCTGGAAGTGCCACCTGGTACCTATCGCATGGCGGTGCATTTGGCCGATGTAAATTCGGGTAAGTGGGGGGTTTATGTGCAGGATCTGGAAGCGCCGGTATTTTCCGATTCACTGGCGATGAGCGATCTGGAGTTGGCGTGGTCTATTGGTGATGAGGAGAGGTTTCACGACAAGTACCTCAAGGGCGATGTGTGGGTGATGCCTATGCCGTCGCGCAGTTTTGTGAATGATCGCAGTGTGTTCGTTTATTACGAGGTCTATAATTTGCAACGCGATGAATTTGGGCAGACGCGATACAAGGTGTCCTATACGATCCAGCAGGATGTGCGGTCGGGGTCTTCGATTTTTGGGCTGTTAAGTGGGGGATTCAAAAGATTGATGGCGAGGGGTAGAAAGCCACAGGTGGCGGTGAGTTATGAGCATGTGGGGCGAGATGTATGGGAGCCGATCCATCTGGAGCTGGATTCAAAGAAGATGATCCTGGGCCTCAATCAGGTTGAGGTTGAAGTGACGGATTTGTCGAGTGGTCAATCTGTGAAGCGCGAGGCTATTTTTAGATTGGAATCACCGCCAGTGGCCGAGAGACAAAGGCGAATTCAGGGCGATGATGTGCGACAGGGCAGGCGCGGGAGACGGGGTGGTGAACGATGA
- a CDS encoding phytanoyl-CoA dioxygenase family protein, which yields MDAKERYFWDLTGHLVVPQVLSPDEIAEANEAIDYYTREILKIQDSDNLPGRPDVRATTVVRTSNKHPYFLEMPSPYSDPFRKMLVHPQIVSRLNKMCGRGFRLDHGPELIGHVKGVDGLRLHGSGDRHKPYVAYRNQNGEMHCGGVTVSYQLSDVGKGDGGFVAVPGSHKSKYIIPEDLKYFKSDMDVLVQPAMKAGDVLFFMDGAQTHGTLPWQAEHQRRSILYKYTSRTSARQGTAEEVAPPENYWDQSITDGMTPEQLAVMWGPYANYHEELPVLGIDDQGIVQTEEPIDPDNIWSDRRG from the coding sequence ATGGACGCAAAAGAAAGATATTTCTGGGACCTCACCGGGCATCTCGTCGTACCTCAAGTACTCAGCCCCGATGAAATCGCAGAAGCAAATGAAGCCATCGATTATTACACCCGGGAAATTTTAAAAATCCAGGACTCTGACAACCTGCCCGGAAGACCGGATGTTCGGGCAACCACAGTCGTCAGAACCAGCAACAAGCATCCCTATTTCCTGGAAATGCCTTCGCCGTATTCCGATCCCTTCAGAAAAATGCTCGTCCATCCCCAGATCGTATCTCGCCTCAACAAAATGTGTGGTCGCGGCTTCCGTCTCGACCACGGCCCCGAGTTAATCGGTCACGTCAAAGGCGTAGATGGTCTCCGGCTGCACGGATCGGGCGACCGCCACAAACCCTATGTGGCCTATCGCAATCAAAATGGCGAAATGCACTGCGGCGGCGTCACGGTCTCCTATCAACTATCAGACGTCGGCAAAGGCGATGGCGGATTTGTCGCTGTACCGGGATCGCACAAATCCAAATACATCATACCCGAAGACCTCAAATACTTCAAGAGTGACATGGACGTACTCGTTCAACCCGCTATGAAAGCGGGAGATGTCCTCTTTTTCATGGACGGCGCGCAAACGCACGGCACCTTGCCCTGGCAAGCAGAACACCAGCGCCGATCCATACTCTACAAATACACCAGCAGAACTTCTGCCCGGCAGGGAACCGCAGAAGAAGTGGCACCCCCCGAGAATTATTGGGATCAGTCAATCACCGACGGCATGACACCTGAGCAACTCGCAGTCATGTGGGGACCTTATGCCAACTACCACGAAGAACTGCCCGTCCTGGGCATTGACGATCAGGGCATTGTCCAAACAGAAGAACCCATTGACCCCGATAATATCTGGAGCGACCGCAGGGGATAA